One genomic region from Ptychodera flava strain L36383 chromosome 14, AS_Pfla_20210202, whole genome shotgun sequence encodes:
- the LOC139149191 gene encoding protein FAM161B-like, translated as MATGHTLSVITNSYVKNPVNPKTRLAATLDERGASLRSSWKGELGISGEYPDNREVDEVIAVEPPGQTSPRTLNLNSTDRMIECLTDDVANLTDEEFYRRLQTLKREHQKTLSMVERLYSEKIILDESYPSDTIHLADHHKTKHIDEQIDEVNRNIEGLQKSYKLGSHLKDSVRDMSSKPPLPTNTTRPPSAKKAWATSPARRSSPGKLRRSGSYSGEDWRDITWNTSSSLDASANSGNDDDDNASVASAPARERSSSALGVIDDMWDGFSVDEYAPRSRTQPRPRTISRSSSQSSLKKEWSPKITIPKPFSMTLRDAGRVKKKTKAAIELERELLEKQQAEEAECQKKFKASPAPAHTFVPLYDELMEKQEVKRRQNRELSKEMVRSLEKPFNFVKREEGKKAQRRTLSVPLSENKKPTKHFKAKPVPKCVYSPTVSDRMEEEEEYRKIRIKMRAEEMLRQSQLPKNMQVRGKEYTDGKLRHRLIQDRENRAFITREHKFKPNVNNEIPDYDEQYKKFHKKMSKKKYEKEATAVQPFNLRTSRIRTRKDKILQDMEEDEKKLKEQRWPFTSTRSMSPTPRGSINISDDAIPAKMTQAAQLRESMVRKSLEERVEKQKMELEQERIKRFKERKMRKYIAEKARANDQSSSLKSTNREKIKNFKQSERSRQEEYEQELQEMMARIESQPLLFERESQTNAKRQAEKKYQQALKDAGVEEDFILRKSGGKASTVKDYGDSDSDDDDFDDKYNYSDSFSGAASQSASSKDKPSSPVGGDDDDDDDVTVSSIHTEEEEDGAVDE; from the exons ATGGCAACCGGGCATACCTTGTCCGTTATAACAAACTCGTATGTCAAAAACCCCGTAAACCCGAAGACCCGACTTGCTGCTACGCTCGATGAAAGAGGAGCATCACTAAGGTCATCATGGAAAGGAGAACTTGGGATCTCTGGCGAATATCCCGACAACAGAGAAGTAGACGAGGTGATAGCGGTAGAACCACCAGGTCAGACTTCACCCCGTACTCTCAATTTAAATTCTACCGATCGAATGATTGAATGCCTCACTGATGATGTTGCCAATCTTACGGACGAGGAATTTTACCGTAGATTGCAGactttgaaaagagagcacCAGAAGACCCTCAGTATGGTCGAGCGTCTTTACAGTGAAAAGATAATATTAGACGAGAGCTATCCAAGTGACACTATTCATCTTGCTGAccatcacaaaacaaagcatATAGATGAGCAAATAGATGAAGTTAACAGAAATATAGAGGGCCTGCAGAAAAGCTACAAGTTAGGGTCACATTTAAAGGACAGCGTCAGAGATATGTCGTCAAAGCCACCTCTGCCCACAAACACAACAAGGCCCCCATCTGCCAAGAAAGCATGGGCAACCTCACCAGCCCGAAGATCCTCTCCTGGCAAGCTCCGTCGCAGTGGTAGCTACTCAGGTGAAGACTGGAGAGACATAACCTGGAACACAAGCTCAAGTCTGGATGCAAGTGCCAACAGTGggaatgacgatgatgataatgCAAGTGTGGCATCTGCACCGGCAAGGGAGAGGTCTTCATCAGCTCTTGGAGTCATTGATGACATGTGGGATGGTTTCTCAGTTGATGAATATGCACCACGGTCGCGAACACAGCCCCGTCCACGCACCATCTCTAGATCATCTTCACAGTCAAGTCTGAAAAAGGAGTGGTCTCCCAAAATAACGATTCCTAAACCGTTCAGCATGACTTTGAGGGATGCTGGCAGGGTAAAGAAAAAGACCAAAGCAGCAATTGAGCTCGAGAGAGAGCTGCTTGAGAAGCAACAAGCTGAAGAAGCTGAATGCCAAAAGAAATTTAAGGCTAGTCCGGCACCTGCACATACTTTTGTGCCACTCTATGATGAGCTTATGGAAAAGCAGGAAGTCAAGAGACGTCAAAACAGAGAACTGAGTAAAGAAATGGTGAGGTCATTAGAGAAACCATTCAACTTTGTAAAAAGGGAAGAAGGAAAGAAAGCACAACGTCGCACCTTGTCTGTACCGCTCTcagaaaacaaaaaaccaacaaaacactTTAAAGCAAAGCCTGTGCCAAAGTGTGTATATTCACCAACAGTGTCTGATAGAAtggaagaggaagaagaataTAGAAAGATTAGAATTAAAATGAGAGCAgaagaaatgttgcgacaatcACAGTTACCGAAGAATATGCAGGTTAGAGGTAAGGAATACACCGATGGAAAGCTGCGTCACCGACTCATTCAGGATCGTGAAAACAGGGCTTTCATCACCAGAGAACACAAATTCAAACCCAACGTGAATAATGAGATTCCTGATTATGATGAGCAGTACAAAAAATTCCACAAGAAGATGTCAAAGAAAAAGTACGAAAAGGAAGCCACTGCAGTCCAGCCTTTCAATCTGCGCACTTCCCGCATCAGAACCAGAAAGGATAAAATACTACAGGATATGGAAGAAGATGAAAAGAAGTTAAAAGAGCAGCGGTGGCCATTCACTAGCACCCGTTCAATGTCACCAACTCCAAGGGGGTCTATCAATATTTCTGATGACGCCATTCCTGCAAAGATGACACAGGCAGCTCAACTCAGAGAAAGCATGGTGAGGAAAAGCCTTGAAGAGAGGGTGGAGAAGCAGAAAATGGAATTGGAGCAAGAAAGAATAAAGAGattcaaagaaagaaagatgagGAAGTATATTGCAGAGAAAGCGCGTGCAAATGATCAGTCATCATCTCTGAAATCTACGAAcagagagaaaattaagaatttcAA aCAATCAGAACGATCCCGTCAAGAGGAGTATGAGCAAGAATTGCAAGAGATGATGGCAAGAATTGAAAGTCAGCCACTGTTGTTTGAGAGAGAATCACAG ACCAATGCTAAGAGACAGGCAGAGAAGAAATACCAGCAGGCACTGAAGGATGCTGGAGTTGAAGAAGACTTTATTCTCAGGAAGAGTGGAGGAAAAGCATCGACTGTAAAGGACTACGGTGACAGTGACAGCGATGATGATGACTTCGATGACAAGTACAATTACTCTGATTCATTCAGTGGTGCAGCCAGTCAGTCAGCCTCTTCAAAAGACAAACCAAGCAGTCCtgttggtggtgatgatgacgacgacgatgatgtcACTGTGAGTTCAATTCatacagaagaagaagaagatggcGCTGTGGATGAATAA
- the LOC139149197 gene encoding exportin-1-like gives MRSPINMTLTEQATQLLDFNQKLDINLLDNVVGCLYTGEGAQQRMAQEVLTTLKEHPDAWTRVDTILEYSGNQQTKYYALQILETVIKTRWKVLPRSQCEGIKKYTVGLIIKLSSEAENLEKEKVYLGKLNMILVQILKQEWPKNWPSFIGDIVGASKTNESLCQNNMHILKLLSEEVFDFSSGQMTQTKAKHLKDSMCNEFSQIFQLCQFVMDNSQNATLVGSTLETLLRFLNWIPLGYIFETKLITTLVYKFLNVPMFRNVTLKCLTEVAGVHVNQYDEQFVLLFTLTLSQLKQMLPLDTNLREAYANGRDDEQNFIQNLSLFLCTFLKEHSQLIERKPDLHENLMEALQYLVLISAVEETEIFKICLEYWNTLASELYRESPFSSSPFLVGQQNSEMPVRRQLYNAVLSKVRRVMISRMAKPEEVLVVENDQGEVVREFMKDTDSINLYKNMRETLVYLTHLDYADTEQIMTEKLHLQVNGQEWSWKNLNTLCWAIGSISGAMHEEDEKRFLVTVIKDLLGLCEQKRGKDNKAIIASNIMYVVGQYPRFLRAHWKFLKTVVNKLFEFMHETHDGVQDMACDTFIKISQKCRRHFVQVQVGEVMPFIEEILNSINTIICDLQPQQVHTFYEAVGYMISAQTDTLVQEHLIEKYMLLPNQVWDGIIQQASKNVDVLREPEIVKQLGSILKTNVRACKAVGHPFVLQLGRIYLDMLNIYKCMSENISGAISSNGEMVTKQPLIRSMRTVKKETLKLISGWVSRSNEPQMVVENFIPPLLDAVLGDYARNVPAAREPEVLSTMATIVNKLENHITAEVPKIFDAVFECTLDMINKNFEEYPEHRTNFFLLLQAVNSHCFPALLNIPPMQFKLVLDSIIWAFKHTMRNVADTGLNILYGLLQNVWQNEQAGQSFYQTYYTDVLQHVLSVVTDTSHTAGLTMHATILSYMFSLVEQNKVSVPLSQTQGSMSNDHFIKEFTANLLKAAFPHLQDAQVKLFVTGLFSLNHDIPQFKEHLRDFLVQIKEFAGDDISDLFLEERENSLRQAMEEKRKIQMAVPGIINPHDMPEEMQD, from the exons ATGAGAAGCCCAATAAACATGACATTGACTGAACAGGCAACACAGCTGTTGGATTTCAATCAGAAGTTAGATATAAATCTTCTTGATAATGTGGTTGGATGTCTTTATACTGGAGAAGGTGCACAG CAACGGATGGCACAGGAAGTTCTGACAACTCTTAAAGAACACCCTGATGCATGGACAAGAGTTGATACAATATTGGAATACTCTGGCAATCAGCAAACTAAA TATTATGCCCTGCAAATCCTTGAGACAGTCATCAAAACAAGATGGAAAGTACTGCCCCGAAGTCAGTGTGAAGGTATCAAGAAGTACACAGTTGGCCTGATCATCAAATTGTCATCAGAGGCAGAAAATTTGGAG AAAGAGAAAGTGTATTTAGGCAAACTGAACATGATCCTAGTTCAAATCTTGAAGCAAGAATGGCCAAAGAATTGGCCATCATTCATTGGCGACATTGTCGGTGCCAGTAAAACAAACGAATCTCTCTGTCAGAACAACATGCACATACTGAAATTATTAAG TGAAGAGGTGTTTGATTTCTCAAGCGGTCAGATGACCCAGACAAAAGCAAAGCACCTGAAAGACAGCATGTGCAatgaattttcacaaatattccaACTTTGCCAATTTGTGATG GACAATTCTCAGAATGCCACTCTTGTTGGTTCAACATTAGAAACTCTGTTAAGATTCCTCAACTGGATACCTTTGGGATATATCTTTGAAACAAAACTCATAACAACTCTCGTTTACAAG ttTCTCAACGTACCTATGTTTAGAAATGTTACTTTGAAGTGTTTGACTGAGGTTGCTGGTGTGCATGTTAATCAGTATGATGAACagtttgtgttgctgtttacattGACATTAAGCCAGTTAAAACAG ATGCTGCCACTTGATACAAATCTTAGAGAAGCTTATGCAAATGGCCGTGAtgatgaacaaaatttcattcagAATCTTAGCCTTTTCTTGTGTACGTTTCTTAAAGAGCACAGTCAACTGATAGAAAGGAAACCTGATCTTCATGAGAACCTCATGGAG GCATTGCAATATTTGGTGTTGATATCAGCAGTAGAAGAAACAGAAATATTCAAGATCTGCCTGGAATATTGGAATACTCTTGCATCCGAGCTTTATAGAGAAAGTCCATTCTCATCTTCTCCATTCTTGGTCGGACAACAGAATAGTGAAATGCCTGTGAGGCGACAACTGTATAATGCGGTGCTTTCAAAG GTAAGACGGGTGATGATTTCACGCATGGCTAAGCCTGAAGAAGTTCTAGTAGTTGAAAATGACCAAGGAGAAGTGGTCCGGGAATTCATGAAAGACACAGATTCAATCAACTTGTACAAAAACATGAGGGAAACACTTG tgtacctgaCTCATTTAGACTACGCAGACACGGAACAGATAATGACAGAAAAGCTTCATCTACAAGTGAATGGGCAAGAATGGTCCTGGAAGAACCTAAACACT CTTTGTTGGGCTATAGGATCAATTAGCGGTGCCATGCATGAGGAGGATGAGAAGAGGTTTTTAGTGACTGTCATCAAAGATTTGCTGGGTCTGTGTGAACAGAAGAGAGGTAAAGACAACAAGGCAATCATCGCATCTAACATCATGTACGTAGTAGGCCAGTACCCTAGATTTCTCCGAGCACACTGGAAATTCCTGAAGACAGTTGTCAATAAATTATTTGAGTTCATGCATG AAACCCATGATGGAGTGCAAGACATGGCATGTGACACATTCATTAAGATATCACAAAAGTGCAGAAGACATTTTGTTCAAGTGCAAGTGGGTGAAGTTATGCCTTTCATTGAAGAGATCCTCAACAGCATAAATACAATCATCTGTGACCTTCAACCTCAGCAG GTTCACACATTTTATGAGGCTGTGGGTTACATGATCAGTGCACAGACCGACACATTAGTTCAAGAGCATTTGATAGAAAAGTACATGCTACTGCCTAATCAAGTATGGGATGGAATAATTCAGCAAGCATCAAAG AATGTTGATGTGCTTAGGGAACCAGAGATTGTTAAACAGCTGGGAAGCATACTTAAGACAAATGTCAGAGCTTGTAAAGCTGTAGGCCATCCATTTGTACTTCAG TTGGGCAGAATATACCTTGACATGCTCAATATCTACAAATGTATGAGTGAAAACATCTCTGGAGCAATAAGTTCAAATGGAGAGATGGTAACAAAGCAGCCTCTCATACGGAGTATGCGTACAGTAAAGAAAGAGACTCTAAAACTCATATCAGGCTGGGTTAGCAGATCAAATGAACCTCAAATG GTAGTAGAGAacttcattccacccttgcttGATGCAGTACTTGGTGATTATGCAAGGAATGTACCTGCTGCTCGTGAACCGGAAGTGCTGAGCACAATGGCCACGATAGTTAACAAACTTGAAAACCATATCACTGCAGAAGTGCCCAAGATTTTCGATGCCGTCTTTGAATGTACTTTGGACATGATTAATAAGAACTTTGAGGAGTATCCCGAACACAGGACCAACTTTTTCCTGCTGTTGCAAGCAGTCAATTCACATTGTTTCCCAGCTTTATTAAATATCCCACCGATGCAGTTTAAACTTGTTCTGGACTCAATTATCTGGGCTTTTAAACACACGATGAGGAATGTAGCTGATACAG GTTTGAACATTCTGTATGGACTTCTCCAGAATGTCTGGCAAAATGAGCAAGCAGGTCAGAGTTTCTACCAGACCTACTACACAGATGTTCTTCAACATGTTCTCTCAGTGGTCACCGATACCTCACATACAGCTG GGCTGACAATGCATGCAACCATCCTGTCATACATGTTCAGTTTAGTGGAGCAAAATAAAGTCTCAGTTCCACTTTCTCAGACACAAGGAAGTATGTCAAATGACCATTTCATCAAGGAATTCACTGCCAATCTCCTCAAAGCTGCATTCCCTCATCTTCAAGA TGCTCAAGTGAAACTGTTTGTAACCGGTTTATTCAGTTTGAATCATGATATTCCGCAATTCAAAGAACACTTGAGAGACTTCTTGGTTCAGATCAAG GAATTCGCAGGTGACGACATATCTGATCTTTTCCTTGAAGAGCGTGAAAATTCTCTTCGTCAGGCAATggaagaaaaaaggaaaatccaGATGGCTGTCCCAGGAATCATCAATCCTCATGATATGCCTGAAGAAATGCAAGATTAA